The Nilaparvata lugens isolate BPH unplaced genomic scaffold, ASM1435652v1 scaffold6410, whole genome shotgun sequence genomic interval TTAGTATTCATCTTATTTAGTTCTTCTCTAATTTTAATTGATAAGATTGGTTAGCGCGTGTGctatttttaaaagaatatcTTATAAAGTTAATATCAGTTGCTTTTCTTTATCAAAATGATGGATTTACTTATTCATGCACAAGAAACCATAGAATTAGCCTATTATTCCCTTATCTACAAAGCAAACTCTcataaagttttctttttaatctgttataattattttatagaagattAGCTTCACAATGTTATTTTCTAGACCATTCACAAATATAACTTGAAACaaacattataaaataatttatagaaactgatttttaaacaataataaaaaacttagTTGCGGTAggcttattttttcaaatacaaaaCACAATAGGCTACTTAGCTTATCAGGacaaatatatttatcaattctttGTAGATTAGGCCTACGTATTTTAGCTCTTGATAAGTATTTTGTTAACACTGAAACATCTCTTGGATACTTTAAGTTAGGCTTTTGATGTACAAAAACGGTCATTATCAAGAACGGTATGTTTGATTCAGCACTTACATAAACTAGAAACTAAACCAAACTTCTTAATTCGACGGCAATTTTTCACTGTGATTTTTGGTGAATGTTTCGGCATCCGACTTGTTGCGGTCTTTGATGTAGTCTTTATTTAATGTAGAGGTGCTCTGCATCAGGGTTGTCAATAAGAGCGACCGACGACTGAGTCGATGATCTGCGACAATCTGGTGGCCGGCTTCCAGTTGTCTGTCAGGCCTTATAATCGACAAACACACGTTGCCGTTCTCATCGACATTTGGGTGATAGATTTTCGTCTTGAAAATAATTGCGGAGGCTTAAAAGGATACTCAGCTGGAAACGTTATCTCAATCCGAAAAGCTGCCAAGTTGAATGGATGAGTGGCCGGAATGAACAGACCTTGCAGTGAAGACATATTCATCTCGTCCATTTCAATGTCCTGAAACTGTTTTGTATTTGAAGATTTAATATCCATTACTTCTTTCTGCAATCTTCTTTTGGAAGCCATATAGaaacttatttttttctgtgtttattttCAATACTTGGTAGAAATTATATAACTTTACAAATGAAACATGTGTTCAAGCTTTTAGCACGCTCACTGCACAACAATGAAAGAAATGCCACGTGTTTAA includes:
- the LOC120356292 gene encoding LOW QUALITY PROTEIN: ubiquitin-conjugating enzyme E2 L3-like (The sequence of the model RefSeq protein was modified relative to this genomic sequence to represent the inferred CDS: inserted 3 bases in 2 codons; deleted 2 bases in 2 codons); its protein translation is MASKRRLQKEVMDIKSSNTKQFQDIEMDEMNMSSLQGLFIPATHPFNLAAFRIEITFPAEYPFKPPXIIFKTKIYHPNVDENGNVCLSIIRPDDNWKPATRLSQIIDQSSVALIDNPDAEHXSTLNKDYIKDRNKSDAETFTKNHSEKLPSN